From the genome of Thermogutta terrifontis, one region includes:
- a CDS encoding ABC transporter ATP-binding protein: MSKTFSLFRTRQNPGLAVSPEGKSSASADGRMTLAGPHFVSPRGDSALHPSGEMSDSVSACPGILSACELTKTYRKAAVEIPVLKGVNLSVQAGEFLAIVGQSGSGKSTLLHLLGLLDRPDAGTISLEGQRIDNLAASARDRLRNRTFGMVFQFYHLLPELSTLENVMIPLMIGQSVWRYLRHRRENIRRAKEILELVGLSHRLKHRPRELSGGELQRAAIARALVNQPRILLADEPTGNLDPATGREILRLIQNLNRQVGLTIVMVTHDRTVAEMADRVVSLVDGRIMYQDFPRA, from the coding sequence ATGAGTAAGACGTTTTCCCTCTTCCGCACGCGACAGAACCCCGGCCTGGCAGTGTCTCCCGAGGGTAAATCTTCGGCCTCGGCAGATGGTCGCATGACGCTGGCCGGGCCCCACTTCGTTTCGCCCCGTGGCGACAGCGCCCTCCATCCGAGTGGCGAAATGAGCGATTCCGTCTCGGCCTGCCCCGGCATTCTCTCGGCCTGCGAGCTCACCAAGACCTATCGTAAGGCCGCCGTGGAGATTCCCGTCCTCAAAGGGGTGAATCTCTCCGTCCAGGCGGGAGAGTTTCTGGCGATTGTCGGCCAAAGCGGCTCAGGGAAGAGCACGCTCCTCCATCTGCTGGGACTGCTGGATCGGCCTGACGCGGGAACCATCAGCCTGGAAGGCCAGCGGATCGATAACCTGGCTGCCTCCGCACGTGACCGCCTGCGCAACCGCACCTTCGGGATGGTCTTCCAGTTCTATCATCTTCTGCCAGAACTCTCCACGCTCGAAAATGTCATGATTCCCCTGATGATCGGCCAGAGTGTCTGGCGGTATCTGCGGCACCGGCGAGAGAACATCCGCCGCGCCAAAGAAATCCTCGAACTTGTAGGTCTCAGCCATCGATTGAAGCACCGACCGCGGGAGCTATCGGGTGGAGAACTGCAGCGGGCGGCCATTGCCCGGGCACTGGTCAATCAGCCACGGATTCTGCTGGCCGACGAACCGACGGGGAATCTGGACCCAGCTACTGGCCGGGAAATCCTCCGCCTGATCCAGAACCTCAACCGCCAGGTCGGACTGACGATCGTCATGGTGACACACGACCGCACCGTGGCGGAGATGGCCGATCGGGTCGTCTCTCTCGTGGATGGCCGGATCATGTATCAGGATTTTCCCCGAGCTTAA
- a CDS encoding 3-hydroxyacyl-ACP dehydratase FabZ family protein — protein MPKKPLILDPAEIDTSRVIADIEEIRKYNPQRYEMEQLTAICYEDPERAICVGYKDLGPDEFWIRGHFPGMPIMPGVIMCEAAAQLASYYTMKYKLMKSPMVGFGGLQDVRFRGVVRPGERFVIVARLLKVRSTMMTCEFQCFVRQNLVCEGVILGVPLSPEAVRADSGSESSSQSQSS, from the coding sequence GTGCCCAAGAAACCGTTGATTCTTGACCCCGCAGAGATTGACACCAGTCGGGTCATCGCCGACATCGAGGAAATCCGCAAGTACAATCCCCAGCGGTACGAGATGGAACAGTTGACGGCGATCTGCTACGAGGACCCGGAACGGGCGATCTGTGTGGGGTATAAAGACCTCGGTCCGGACGAGTTCTGGATCCGTGGGCACTTTCCCGGGATGCCGATTATGCCGGGCGTTATCATGTGCGAAGCAGCCGCCCAACTGGCCAGCTATTACACCATGAAGTACAAGCTCATGAAGTCCCCTATGGTCGGCTTTGGGGGACTTCAAGACGTCCGGTTTCGCGGAGTTGTCCGGCCCGGAGAGCGCTTCGTCATCGTGGCCCGTCTCCTCAAAGTTCGCAGCACGATGATGACCTGTGAATTTCAGTGCTTTGTACGTCAAAACCTGGTCTGCGAAGGAGTCATCCTCGGCGTCCCGCTCTCTCCCGAAGCCGTCCGGGCCGACTCTGGCAGCGAGTCCTCCTCTCAATCTCAGTCTTCGTGA
- a CDS encoding 50S ribosomal protein bL37 has translation MAKPHRQIKKANHGKRPANSKARRAKRWVVRT, from the coding sequence ATGGCCAAGCCACATCGTCAAATTAAGAAGGCAAACCACGGTAAGCGGCCTGCCAACTCGAAGGCACGTCGGGCAAAACGGTGGGTTGTTCGCACGTAA
- a CDS encoding O-antigen ligase family protein, translating into MTTELGTLTLIGMGTLAAGSWLAVLWRRTGLCGLTLLTVVTSICLGYFFWHVEKPLPLTLDRILWGILVVALVADFLHRRPNLSSLTRADFFLGIFVIYLLISAVSVFFLTEVTSGLSRWLFFYAFPATLYVAARRFGDAPFGQRATLAVFTALAIYLSLTGLAEVFGWNALVFPRYIADTSITDEFFGRARGPLLNPVGNGFLILIGWTAWTILTVQAAPARRVVFLLGHGLFVAAVASTLTRSVWLSAAACIVVVGAWMLPPRFRAPWIATALLMLLAAGLMAGVYFRELKRDRHLSAEEAARSVQLRPLLAAAAWRMIQERPVFGFGLAQYDHAKLAYLEDPTAPLPLRQARPYTQHNVFLSLLVETGIVGLGLLGCFLAASVEVFRRTWGNPSRPMSLLALVAMVAYAVNGLFHDVSIILDMNAVLFMMIGLAVRESSGEISQTAHSA; encoded by the coding sequence GTGACCACTGAACTGGGCACACTGACGCTGATCGGGATGGGCACGCTCGCCGCCGGCTCCTGGTTGGCCGTCCTGTGGCGACGAACCGGTCTTTGTGGACTGACCCTGCTCACCGTTGTCACTTCAATCTGCCTGGGATATTTCTTCTGGCATGTGGAGAAACCGCTCCCTCTCACCCTGGACCGCATTCTGTGGGGCATTCTCGTTGTGGCCCTGGTGGCAGACTTTCTTCACCGACGGCCCAATTTGTCGTCCCTCACCCGGGCTGATTTTTTCCTAGGAATATTTGTGATTTACTTACTCATCTCAGCCGTGAGTGTATTTTTCCTGACAGAAGTGACGAGCGGACTTTCCCGCTGGCTGTTCTTCTACGCTTTTCCCGCTACCTTGTACGTGGCGGCAAGGCGATTCGGCGACGCGCCCTTTGGTCAACGCGCGACACTCGCCGTCTTCACTGCCCTCGCCATTTATCTGTCGCTGACCGGCTTGGCAGAGGTGTTTGGCTGGAATGCCCTCGTATTTCCCCGTTATATCGCGGACACATCGATCACGGACGAGTTCTTCGGCCGCGCACGGGGCCCCCTACTCAATCCCGTGGGAAACGGCTTCCTGATCCTGATCGGTTGGACGGCCTGGACGATCCTTACTGTGCAGGCAGCGCCTGCCCGACGGGTAGTTTTTCTTTTGGGACATGGACTGTTCGTCGCGGCCGTCGCCTCCACCCTCACGCGGAGTGTGTGGCTTTCTGCCGCTGCATGCATTGTGGTGGTCGGTGCGTGGATGTTGCCCCCCCGATTTCGCGCCCCCTGGATCGCGACAGCCCTATTGATGCTCCTGGCGGCGGGATTGATGGCGGGGGTCTATTTCCGCGAGCTGAAACGCGACCGTCATCTTTCCGCCGAGGAAGCAGCCCGTTCGGTGCAACTTCGGCCACTCCTCGCCGCGGCAGCGTGGCGCATGATTCAGGAGCGTCCGGTTTTCGGCTTTGGACTGGCCCAGTACGATCACGCAAAACTCGCCTACCTGGAAGATCCGACCGCCCCCCTTCCTTTGCGGCAGGCCCGGCCCTACACCCAGCACAATGTGTTTCTCTCCCTTCTGGTGGAGACGGGCATCGTCGGCCTGGGGCTACTCGGATGTTTTCTCGCTGCCTCGGTGGAAGTGTTTCGACGAACCTGGGGCAATCCTTCCCGACCGATGAGTCTCCTGGCGCTGGTGGCTATGGTCGCCTACGCCGTCAATGGGCTTTTCCACGATGTTTCCATCATTTTGGACATGAACGCCGTCCTCTTCATGATGATCGGTCTGGCAGTTCGAGAGTCATCTGGTGAAATTAGCCAGACCGCCCACAGTGCCTGA